The Cololabis saira isolate AMF1-May2022 chromosome 20, fColSai1.1, whole genome shotgun sequence genome includes a window with the following:
- the LOC133420548 gene encoding E3 ubiquitin-protein ligase TRIM39-like, producing MTPQAGMASAAASSSEPCSSKSWSPARNLTAQAGMACAVASPSEPCSLEKHLSCSICMETFTDPVTTACGHSFCRSCLGRHFHYVTDVCPLCKKYVNTQPEVNIVLRDIAEQMKNTLRHKYSGAPGEVACDVCTEPKMKAEKSCLMCVASYCPSHVKNHYSSKRLKGHRLVEPVENLDARACLTHGRAFELYSRKQQMCICVQCMEEGQQEVVPTEDEWDKKKAQLENSKRELKQEIKKRETKVEEISEALKSCKKELENEWWDIDAVFTAVNAILELAQAALHQPLEERRQLLEKEAKDLKDELEAEIDKLQRTISELEDISALEDHILFLQKYPSLVVQTDFKDWTKVELDTSLSFGTMRSNTLRMMEKVQEELETLTSTELKRLSQFTVDVKLDPSTAHQRLVVSEDGKEVKDGGEDQEVADAPDRFDLFGSVLGLNCFTSGRSYWEVEVNEKTGWDLGVATGAANRKGKLTLTPDKGYWVLVHYEEENYAAMTAPPVRLSLKEKPGKVGVFVDYDEGLVSFYDVPARSHIYSFTKCLFRDELYPYFSPHIKQDEKNSDPLVIFTEKSSEMELDEEWRRLSSISI from the exons ATGACACCTCAG GCAGGCATGGCCTCCGCTGCCGCATCATCCAGCGAGCCCTGCTCGAGCAAAAGTTGGAGCCCCGCCAGAAACTTGACAGCTCAG GCAGGCATGGCCTGCGCTGTCGCATCACCCAGCGAGCCCTGCTCGCTGGAGAAGCACCTCTCCTGCTCCATCTGCATGGAGACGTTCACCGACCCGGTCACCACGGCCTGCGGTCACTCGTTCTGCAGGAGTTGCCTGGGCAGGCATTTTCACTACGTGACCGACGTTTGTCCCCTTTGCAAAAAGTATGTGAACACGCAACCTGAAGTGAATATTGTGCTGCGAGACATTGCTGAACAGATGAAGAATACTCTGCGTCACAAGTACTcgggggctcccggggaagtgGCCTGTGACGTCTGCACCGAGCCCAAGATGAAGGctgagaagtcctgcctcatgTGCGTTGCCTCGTATTGCCCAAGCCATGTCAAGAATCACTACTCGTCTAAAAGGCTGAAGGGCCACCGGCTGGTGGAACCTGTGGAGAACCTGGACGCGAGAGCCTGTCTGACACATGGACGGGCCTTCGAGCTGTACAGCAGGAAGCAGCAGATGTGCATTTGTGTGCAGTGTATGGAGGAGGGACAGCAGGAAGTTGTCCCGACCGAAGACGAATGGGACAAGAAAAAG gcTCAACTTGAAAACTCCAAGAGAGAGCTGAAACAGGAGATTAAGAAGAGGGAAACCAAGGTGGAGGAGATCAGTGAAGCCCTAAAAAGTTGCAAG AAAGAATTGGAAAACGAGTGGTGGGACATCGACGCCGTGTTCACGGCGGTGAATGCCATTTTGGAGTTGGCCCAGGCAGCGCTACATCAGCCGctagaggagaggaggcaaCTACTAGAAAAAGAGGCCAAAGACCTCAAAGACGAGCTGGAGGCTGAAATTGATAAACTGCAGAGGACGATCTCTGAGCTGGAGGACATATCGGCGCTTGAGGACCACATCCTTTTCCTGCAG aAGTACCCATCTCTTGTGGTCCAGACTGACTTCAAGGACTGGACAAAGGTGGAGCTAGACACGTCACTGTCCTTTGGCACCATGAGAAGCAACACATTAAGAATGATGGAGAAAGTTCAAGAAGAGCTTGAGACGCTGACCTCCACTG AACTTAAGAGACTCTCACAGTTCACTG TGGATGTAAAGCTGGATCCATCCACCGCCCACCAACGCCTTGTTGTTTCCGAGGATGGGAAGGAGGTCAAAGACGGAGGAGAGGACCAGGAAGTGGCCGATGCTCCGGACAGGTTTGATCTGTTCGGCAGCGTACTGGGGCTCAACTGCTTCACATCTGGACGGTCgtactgggaggtggaggtcAACGAGAAGACCGGCTGGGATCTGGGCGTAGCTACAGGTGCTGCCAACCGCAAAGGGAAACTCACTCTCACCCCAGATAAAGGCTACTGGGTTTTGGTGCATTACGAAGAGGAGAACTACGCAGCCATGACGGCGCCACCCGTCCGTCTGTCCCTGAAAGAGAAACCTGGGAAGGTCGGGGTGTTTGTGGACTACGACGAAGGTCTCGTCTCCTTCTACGATGTGCCGGCTCGGTCTCACATCTACTCGTTCACAAAGTGCTTATTTAGAGATGAGCTTTATCCATATTTCAGTCCGCACATAAAACAGGACGAGAAAAACTCGGATCCCCTGGTTATATTTACCGAGAAAAGCAGTGAAATGGAGCTGGATGAAGAGTGGAGGCGCTTGAGCTCCATTTCTATCTGA